In a genomic window of Flavobacterium sp. KACC 22761:
- a CDS encoding PepSY domain-containing protein, with amino-acid sequence MTLSFWRYTHLALALFSSLFLLLASVTGIILAVDAVQEKTLPYKTENFSALTLGETLPILKKKYAEITELSVDYNQFVTLQAIDEDGNDIKSFIDVRTGKILGTPAKKSEFIQWITSLHRSLFLHETGRFFVGVISFLLFLISISGFMLVLSRQRGIRNFFSKVIKEYFAQYYHVIFGRLALIPILIIALTGTYLSLERFNFFMGDEKAKPVKTELSAEAKKTSIFKTTLLSDVKKIEFPFTDDPEEYYIIELKDREIEVNQVTGAIVSEKLSPMTIQLADLSLDIHTGRINAVWAIILAIACLNILFFIYSGFAITLKRRSSRIKNKFKAAESSIILLAGSENGSTLRFANAILKQLIDQGHKAHISELNNFTVFPKAEHIIVFSSTHGLGDAPSNGRKFISMLKKHNQQQKINFSVVGFGSKSYPDFCGFAVEIDQLLQKQNWAERFLELQTVNDKSAVEFVEWIKLWSAKTGISLSTTPSLYNHAPKGLQKLMVLDKTLVSESEQTFMLTLRANMRTKFTSGDLLAIYPANDSRERLYSIGNHSGNIQLVVKLHQHGLGSVFLNELTAGKVIKARIINNQAFHFPKKASKVALISNGTGIAPFLGMIEQNKKKTETHLYSGFRMETEMVLSYKKFASEMIQKNQLKDFHLALSRENNHFYVMDLIKRDADFFVDLLKIGGIIMICGSLAMQKDVETILNELCLANGLKNVSEYKNNGQLLTDCY; translated from the coding sequence ATGACTCTTTCTTTTTGGCGTTACACACACTTGGCTCTGGCTTTGTTTTCTTCTTTGTTTTTACTGCTAGCATCTGTAACAGGAATTATTCTTGCTGTTGATGCCGTTCAGGAAAAAACATTGCCATACAAAACAGAAAATTTTAGCGCCTTAACTTTAGGAGAAACACTCCCAATTTTAAAAAAGAAATATGCTGAAATCACTGAATTAAGTGTTGATTACAATCAATTTGTAACACTTCAAGCTATTGATGAAGATGGAAATGACATTAAATCTTTTATTGATGTCAGAACAGGGAAAATACTAGGAACTCCGGCAAAAAAAAGCGAATTTATTCAATGGATCACTAGTCTTCACCGCTCCTTATTTCTTCACGAAACGGGACGTTTTTTCGTTGGCGTGATTTCATTTTTATTATTTCTAATTTCGATTTCAGGATTTATGCTTGTCTTGAGCAGGCAAAGAGGAATTCGAAATTTCTTTTCGAAAGTAATCAAAGAATATTTTGCTCAATATTATCATGTTATTTTTGGAAGGCTTGCTTTAATTCCGATTTTGATTATTGCGCTTACAGGAACTTATTTGTCTCTTGAAAGATTTAATTTCTTTATGGGAGATGAAAAAGCAAAACCCGTAAAAACAGAACTTTCGGCGGAAGCCAAAAAAACTTCTATTTTCAAAACGACATTATTATCTGATGTTAAGAAAATTGAATTTCCTTTTACAGATGATCCAGAGGAATATTACATCATCGAATTAAAAGATCGTGAAATTGAAGTAAACCAAGTTACGGGTGCGATAGTTAGTGAAAAGCTTTCGCCAATGACAATTCAATTGGCCGATTTAAGTTTGGATATTCATACAGGAAGAATAAATGCCGTTTGGGCTATTATTTTAGCCATTGCATGTTTAAATATTCTATTTTTCATCTATTCTGGTTTTGCAATTACTTTAAAAAGAAGGTCTAGCCGAATCAAAAACAAATTCAAGGCGGCAGAAAGCTCCATCATTCTTTTAGCCGGTTCTGAAAACGGAAGCACTTTGCGTTTCGCCAATGCCATTTTGAAACAATTGATTGATCAAGGCCATAAAGCACACATTTCTGAACTGAATAATTTTACCGTTTTTCCAAAAGCAGAACATATTATTGTTTTTTCATCTACACACGGTTTAGGAGATGCCCCATCTAATGGTAGAAAATTTATTTCAATGCTGAAAAAACACAATCAACAACAAAAAATTAATTTTTCTGTAGTTGGTTTTGGATCAAAATCGTATCCAGATTTTTGTGGTTTTGCCGTTGAAATCGATCAACTTTTACAAAAGCAAAATTGGGCAGAACGCTTTTTAGAATTGCAAACCGTAAACGATAAATCAGCAGTAGAATTTGTGGAATGGATTAAATTATGGAGTGCCAAAACAGGAATTTCATTATCGACAACACCTTCTCTTTACAATCATGCCCCAAAAGGTCTGCAAAAATTAATGGTTTTAGACAAAACTTTAGTGTCGGAATCAGAACAAACTTTTATGCTGACTTTACGAGCTAATATGAGAACCAAATTTACTTCGGGAGATTTATTGGCAATTTATCCTGCAAATGACAGCAGAGAGCGTCTTTATTCTATTGGAAATCATTCTGGCAATATACAATTGGTTGTTAAATTGCACCAGCACGGATTAGGTTCTGTTTTTTTAAACGAATTAACAGCTGGAAAAGTCATCAAAGCAAGAATCATCAATAATCAGGCTTTTCATTTTCCGAAAAAAGCTTCAAAAGTTGCCTTGATTTCGAACGGAACCGGAATTGCGCCTTTTCTTGGAATGATTGAACAAAACAAGAAAAAAACGGAGACGCATTTGTATTCTGGATTCCGAATGGAAACCGAAATGGTTTTGAGCTATAAAAAATTTGCTTCTGAAATGATTCAGAAAAACCAGCTCAAGGATTTCCACTTGGCTTTATCACGCGAAAACAATCATTTTTATGTAATGGATTTGATCAAACGCGATGCTGATTTTTTTGTTGATTTATTAAAAATTGGCGGTATTATCATGATTTGCGGTTCACTTGCGATGCAAAAAGATGTTGAAACTATTTTAAATGAATTATGTCTTGCAAATGGACTCAAAAATGTATCCGAATATAAAAACAATGGGCAATTACTGACCGATTGCTATTAA
- a CDS encoding DUF2271 domain-containing protein, giving the protein MKSILKIALTSVLICLISFQSNAQASKYKCMLQMSNYMGEGAYIVVSLINPKGDYEKTLYVMGDDKKWYKSLKEWNKFHTAKGNDISAISGASVTGGDRSVTTFEIDDSKINKGYKLRFESAVEDQKYYVSDLEIPLTTAGLADKTEGKGYIRYVRLNKI; this is encoded by the coding sequence ATGAAATCAATTCTAAAAATCGCACTTACAAGTGTTCTTATCTGCCTTATTTCTTTTCAATCTAATGCACAAGCGAGCAAATACAAATGCATGCTTCAAATGTCAAACTATATGGGCGAAGGTGCATATATAGTGGTTTCTTTAATTAATCCAAAAGGCGATTACGAGAAAACACTTTATGTAATGGGAGATGATAAAAAATGGTATAAATCATTAAAAGAATGGAATAAATTTCATACTGCAAAAGGTAACGATATCAGCGCTATCTCAGGAGCATCAGTTACTGGTGGTGACCGCAGTGTTACTACTTTCGAAATTGATGATTCTAAAATCAATAAAGGATACAAATTGCGATTTGAATCGGCTGTTGAGGATCAAAAATATTACGTGAGCGATCTTGAAATTCCGTTGACAACAGCTGGTTTAGCTGATAAAACGGAAGGAAAAGGCTACATCAGATACGTACGATTGAACAAAATTTAA
- a CDS encoding efflux transporter outer membrane subunit: MTNSSNKYILLVMTAALLSACSVTKKYERPTTISTDKLYRDQASADTTTIADMPFQSVFKDEKLNALIQKGLHQNLNLKNAIENIVQARASLRQSKLAYYPTLQLDANATHTKQSEAGLNFPAGININTLTTTYKLGLSTSWEADIWGKLSSSKRAALATYLATDAAKQAIQTQLISDIANNYFRLLAFDKSLKITQETLESRIKNVETIKELKEGAIVTGAAVVQSEANQHAAEVLIPDLKQSIRETENALNILLGQAPGPIDRGELDSQIVPESLTIGVSSQLLQNRPDVRQAEFNFRTAFEMTNMAKTYFYPSLTLTASGGFSNLELKDFFSNSVFYSLIGGLTQPLFNQGRNKLRLTTAQSQQLQAYNNFQQSLLVAGQEVSNALYSYQMAVEKEDSRQKQIDALIKAVDYTQQLLEYSSATNYTDVLTSEQNLLAAQLSGINDNLQKLQAVVDLYRALGGGWK, translated from the coding sequence ATGACTAATAGTTCAAATAAATATATTTTGTTGGTAATGACAGCCGCACTTTTGAGTGCGTGTTCGGTTACCAAAAAGTACGAACGTCCGACCACAATTTCGACAGATAAATTGTATCGTGATCAGGCTTCCGCCGATACCACTACGATTGCTGATATGCCTTTTCAAAGTGTTTTTAAAGATGAAAAACTAAACGCATTAATTCAGAAAGGATTACATCAAAATCTAAATCTAAAAAATGCAATTGAAAATATCGTGCAAGCGAGAGCTTCTTTGCGTCAAAGCAAATTGGCTTATTATCCAACTTTACAATTGGACGCCAATGCAACGCACACCAAACAATCTGAAGCAGGATTGAATTTTCCAGCAGGAATCAATATCAATACGCTTACAACCACTTATAAATTAGGTTTAAGTACTTCTTGGGAAGCAGATATTTGGGGAAAATTGAGCAGTTCTAAAAGAGCAGCTTTGGCGACATATTTGGCAACAGACGCAGCAAAACAGGCTATACAGACGCAATTGATCTCGGATATTGCAAATAATTATTTTAGGCTTTTGGCTTTTGACAAATCGCTTAAAATCACGCAGGAAACATTAGAAAGCCGTATAAAAAATGTCGAAACAATAAAAGAATTAAAAGAAGGTGCAATTGTTACAGGTGCGGCTGTTGTTCAAAGTGAAGCCAATCAACATGCGGCTGAAGTTTTGATTCCGGATTTAAAACAGAGTATTCGAGAAACAGAAAACGCTTTGAATATTTTATTAGGACAAGCACCGGGGCCAATTGACAGAGGCGAATTAGATTCACAGATTGTTCCTGAAAGCCTTACGATTGGAGTGTCGTCTCAATTATTGCAAAATCGTCCGGATGTTCGTCAAGCCGAATTTAATTTCAGAACTGCTTTTGAAATGACAAATATGGCAAAAACGTATTTTTATCCGAGTTTGACACTTACGGCAAGTGGCGGATTTTCGAATTTAGAATTGAAAGATTTCTTTTCAAATTCGGTTTTCTATTCCTTAATTGGAGGATTGACACAGCCCTTATTCAATCAAGGTCGTAACAAATTGAGATTGACAACGGCTCAATCACAGCAATTACAAGCTTATAATAATTTTCAGCAAAGCCTTTTAGTAGCGGGTCAGGAAGTTTCAAATGCTTTATATTCCTATCAAATGGCTGTTGAAAAAGAAGATTCAAGACAAAAACAAATTGATGCATTGATAAAAGCAGTCGATTATACACAACAGCTTTTAGAATACAGTTCGGCAACCAATTATACAGACGTTTTAACATCTGAACAGAATTTACTAGCAGCACAATTAAGCGGAATTAATGATAATTTGCAAAAATTGCAGGCAGTTGTTGATTTGTACCGAGCTTTAGGCGGAGGCTGGAAATAG
- a CDS encoding FAD:protein FMN transferase codes for MKPKLVYRLLFFFAILSFFSGNAQVLRKRTTLLMGGRFDITIVANDSLTAEQNIDLVIAEISRIENLISDWKPTSQVSEVNQNAGIKPIKVDREVFELAQRALKLSEITNGGFDVSFAAMDRIWKFDGSMTEMPSAEAIKKSVEKVGYKNIILDSIQSTIFLKLKGMKIGFGALGEGYATDKCRAMMLAKRIKAGIINGSGDMSTWGKQPNGTPWKIGITNPFDPEKLLAVVPLEQQAVTTSGSYEKFVIFNGKRYSHIINPATGYPATGLCSVTVFGPNAENANGLSTSIMVLGQKEGLLLIEKFPEYSCLMITDKGKVIKSKNFNIKHFKAKF; via the coding sequence ATGAAGCCAAAATTAGTATATCGGCTATTATTCTTTTTTGCAATTTTATCCTTCTTTTCGGGCAATGCCCAAGTATTGCGAAAAAGAACTACTCTTTTGATGGGTGGACGTTTCGATATAACAATTGTAGCAAATGATTCATTAACAGCGGAACAAAATATTGATTTGGTAATTGCCGAAATCTCAAGAATTGAAAACCTAATATCAGACTGGAAGCCAACTTCTCAAGTTTCAGAAGTAAATCAGAATGCGGGAATAAAACCCATAAAAGTCGATCGTGAAGTTTTTGAACTTGCTCAAAGAGCCCTGAAATTATCTGAAATTACCAATGGCGGATTTGATGTAAGTTTTGCCGCAATGGACCGAATCTGGAAATTTGACGGTTCGATGACCGAAATGCCTTCGGCGGAAGCCATAAAAAAATCGGTAGAGAAAGTTGGTTACAAAAACATTATTTTAGACAGTATACAATCGACAATTTTTCTAAAATTGAAAGGAATGAAAATCGGATTTGGCGCTTTAGGCGAAGGTTATGCCACCGATAAATGCCGCGCCATGATGCTAGCAAAAAGAATAAAAGCCGGAATTATAAATGGTTCTGGTGATATGAGCACCTGGGGAAAACAACCAAACGGAACACCATGGAAAATTGGCATTACAAATCCGTTTGATCCTGAAAAACTTTTGGCAGTTGTTCCACTTGAACAGCAAGCTGTCACAACTTCTGGCAGTTATGAAAAATTTGTTATTTTTAACGGCAAGCGTTATTCGCATATTATTAACCCCGCAACGGGTTATCCCGCAACAGGTTTATGCAGCGTAACGGTTTTTGGTCCAAATGCCGAAAACGCAAATGGACTCAGTACTTCAATTATGGTTTTAGGCCAAAAAGAAGGCTTGCTCTTGATTGAAAAATTCCCCGAATATTCTTGTTTGATGATTACCGACAAAGGAAAAGTAATCAAATCTAAAAACTTCAACATCAAACACTTTAAGGCAAAATTTTAA
- a CDS encoding Pr6Pr family membrane protein produces MEKENTTKRKILPSIIFILELYVLPMQFYLFYEGSGFTFLSTTVRFFSFFTILTNSIVFLWSALFLFGGKSNIKSFFSKCATITAITVYILIVGIVFNLLLRSVAHLEGQHRIVSEIFHTVVPVLFFVYWLLYVNPEKISFKVISFWLIYPIIYMIYTLCHGMLTNFYPYPFVDVTKIGLEKAIINGFFVLVAFVVLSCILIFISNKRSKNGS; encoded by the coding sequence ATGGAAAAAGAAAATACCACAAAAAGAAAAATTTTGCCAAGTATTATTTTTATCTTGGAATTGTATGTGCTACCAATGCAGTTTTATTTGTTTTATGAAGGATCTGGATTTACTTTTTTAAGCACTACCGTGCGATTTTTTAGTTTTTTTACAATTCTCACTAATTCTATAGTATTCTTGTGGTCTGCATTGTTTTTATTTGGAGGAAAATCTAATATTAAATCTTTCTTTTCTAAATGTGCTACAATTACGGCAATCACAGTTTACATTCTAATTGTTGGAATTGTTTTTAATTTGCTACTACGTTCTGTTGCGCATTTAGAAGGCCAACATCGTATTGTAAGTGAAATTTTCCATACTGTTGTGCCAGTTTTGTTTTTTGTTTATTGGTTGTTATATGTCAATCCAGAAAAAATCTCTTTTAAGGTTATTTCGTTTTGGCTTATTTACCCAATTATTTATATGATTTATACTTTGTGCCACGGAATGTTGACTAATTTTTATCCCTATCCTTTTGTAGATGTAACAAAAATAGGTTTGGAGAAAGCAATTATAAATGGATTTTTTGTTTTGGTGGCGTTTGTGGTTTTATCTTGTATTCTGATTTTCATTTCTAATAAAAGAAGTAAAAATGGAAGTTAA